In one Pseudomonadota bacterium genomic region, the following are encoded:
- the arsC gene encoding arsenate reductase (glutaredoxin) (This arsenate reductase requires both glutathione and glutaredoxin to convert arsenate to arsenite, after which the efflux transporter formed by ArsA and ArsB can extrude the arsenite from the cell, providing resistance.), whose translation MANTELTIYHNPRCSKSRNALTILQEQGVQPLVIEYLKNPPDAAQISSLCLKLGIKPEQLIRKGESIFKEHYSGENMSDAASIQAMVKHPILIERPIIVCGKKAVIGRPPENVLLILNN comes from the coding sequence ATGGCTAACACAGAATTAACGATCTATCACAACCCGAGATGTAGCAAAAGCCGAAATGCACTGACGATTCTTCAAGAGCAAGGCGTCCAACCCCTGGTGATCGAGTACTTAAAAAATCCACCTGACGCCGCGCAAATCTCATCGTTATGTTTAAAACTCGGGATAAAACCAGAGCAACTGATCCGAAAAGGGGAGTCGATCTTTAAAGAACATTACTCTGGAGAAAATATGAGTGATGCCGCTTCGATTCAAGCGATGGTCAAACACCCAATCTTAATCGAACGGCCTATCATCGTATGCGGGAAGAAAGCGGTTATCGGTCGACCGCCAGAAAATGTACTCCTTATTTTGAATAATTAG